Within Aspergillus oryzae RIB40 DNA, chromosome 2, the genomic segment CTGTCGAAGTCGACCATCTGCCAGACGCCGTTATCTTCTGGGTAGAATGTCGTCCCGACCTCCTGGATTCGCCTCTGGTAGTTTGACGCTCCAGAAGCCACGTGCACTTCGACCTTCCCTGTGCCCGTATTACGGGTTTTGATATAAACCAGATCGAGTTTGCCATCGTGATCGAAGTCTGCCATCTGCCAAACTCCATTATCCTCCGGGTAAAAAGTGGTTCCAGTTTCCAAGATACGTGTCTGATAGTTGGATGATGCGGACGCAATGTGTACCTCCACCCTACCGGTTCCGGTATTCCTAGTTTTGATGTAAACAAGATCAGGTCTGCCGTCACCGTCTGCATCAATTAATTGCCAAGTTCCGTTATCCTCAGAGACAAATGATGTTCCGACTTCAAGGCTGCGAGTCCTGAATCCCGATGAACCCGAGGCGATGTGAACTTCTACCCTCCCAGTTCCGGTGTTGGTAGTTTTGATGTAGACCAGGTCTTCGGTGGGAATGCTGGGGATCATTTGCCATGGGCCATATGGATCCGGAGCACCGAAAGTACTGCCGGTCTCAAGAATACGATTCTGATAAGGAGCCGCATGAACTGGGTTCGCGAGAATAACAAAAGGTAAAAGAATGtagagggaagaaaggaagttGTGTAGATTGAAGGCCTCCATTGTGTCACGTTATCTGCAATGCTGAGTGTTGTGGTTCTCAGTCCAAAGTCATGTTCATCTTTTTATACCCCGTTCTTGGTACTTTGTCACATCGTATGATAGACCAAATTCCTTGGGTCTAGATCAATGCTTCTTGATGAAACGCCACCGGATGTCTAGATATTGCTCTACAGCTCGTATCTGCATGCATGTCTCTTCACAGTACAGGAACTGGTTCATCGCTAGCGCGAAAAATAAGTAAGCATGACAATAAGCATAATGCGTTTCCGACATGTGATTAGATGATGCAACGATAATTGTAATTTGTCAGACTGTCGGAGGCGAATCGCTTCATATTACCTGTCGCTCTTCGGGTTCGAATGCTTACCCCAACGTCGTATTGCAGGTGTCCTTCATGGGCGCAGGGATAATAACTTGTTTGAGTAGATTAAACCGTTCCCTTGACCAGTTATCGGAACGTGTCATGCGGTCGTAAGTTGTTCCGctggttatatatatatttttactGACATTGAGAGCATCGAACGAGAGATATAACAGGGAAAATTATACCCAATATGGAGGTTTTAATATGAAGGACTGTCATCCGAATCGGTCATATCTTGTTCACCCATATCATCAGAGCTGTCGAATTTCGCAAACTCTATGCCTGAAGCATCTCCATAGAGCTCAATACGTCTCTGGTCTTCAAGCCATCGCATAATCTTATATTCTGCGTGGGATACAGCTCGTACGAGGGTAGATAATGATACTCCGACCACCTTTGCTGCCGTTTCGTAGAAAGGTCGCGCATTCTCGGGCAAATCAGACTCCATTTTATACCGCACATACGATGATCCTGGTCGAGGGACATCCAAGTTACCCTCCGTGATAACTTTCCGAGGCTTGAGTCGTTGTGTAACTGTTCGTAGCATTGAGCCTAtagcctcctcatcatcttcatccggAGGACCTGCTGCTTCTTGAGAGTCCGTGCCGGTTGGCTCAACGGGAAATAAATCGCTTAGTGGATTTGACGCTTTTGTAGAGGGTTAGCAACACGAACAAAACAATTTGTCACCATGCCGCCATACCTTTGCTATTGTCGAGCCAGTTATTCTCGTACCAATTCATGTACTCATCCAGTTGACTCGGTGTCATGTTAAACACATCATGCTCATTCACTAGAATTTCATTGCCTTTGCCAATTCTGCCCCTAGCTGTTTCTCGGCTATCAAACTGTTTCTGGGCTTGAGCCCAGTGCTTCCAATCGATGACTTGCGTGGCGGGTTCCTTTGCCGAGGCAGGGTATCTTTTAAGGTCGTCGAAGGGGAAAAGTAATTTAGTAGATATGACGATGAGGGTGACCAATTGGATTTCAGGTAGGTCATGAGGTCTACTTCTGCTGGCAAGACCTTTCGGGAATTCGAAGGAaaaaccaagaagatcctgcAGTCTCTTCACGGCGGAGTAGATGTCAACTAAGCAATACGTTAGTATAGGGGTAGACCACTCCCGCACTGTGATTGCTTCTTACCCGGAAGAGCTAGTCTCCTAATATAATGATATAGTATCGGCGGCAGATTTAGAGCTGGGAAGTGTACGCCAAATTTGTGGCGATAAAGAAGTGACAATTGCAAAACAGCCTTATGAAGATGCTCGGCTTTCAGCAACCTCTTAAGAGACGTTCAGCTGATGATCCTTAGAAAGAGGACAAGATTGCTCACCGTAGTCTCCATTATTGAGAGATACTCCTGGGGTAATTTATCTCTCATTTCACGAGGGATTGAGCGTGTTATGCGAATATAAGGGATATCTCCGTACATGATCATCCTGGAGCGCGGGAGTCAGATCATAATTACCATCCGATACCCATGCTAGGAGTTTTACCGGTGAAAGTCCCCAATACCGACCGGAAGGCGCATTAATAAAGCCCCTAAGTAGCAGAGGCCGACGGAGTCCACGAGTCGAGGCCATTGCAGGTGCTTCCCTCCAAACTTGACGATATCTGGCTCCTCCTGGTCCGCGGTGGGCTGTGAGCTGAAGAACTCTATCTCACCACCGTCGGAAGAATCCTGTATCTTGTTCAAGTAGGTTTCCAGACGAAGAGCCCACAAGTCACGGACGACATGCTGTACCTCAATCGTCAGCCGACAAGATGGGATAAGATTGAACCAATGAGGGCGCACCTCGAGTTGCGGCGGAAAACCTCGGCTTTGCACCAGGGCATGGCACTGCTTCCAGAGGATCAACTGATACACCTGCAGAAAGAGTCTGTAAGCCTGTCGGCCACGATACGCTGACAGAAAAAAATTAGCACCTGATGGGAGTTCATCCGGATTAGCAACGCTCACTTACTCTTTGCACCCTTTTCGgtcacttccttcttcacccgATTTGTCTTGCCTTGCGTCCCAAAGTCgtcaggctcttcttcgacttgTCGGCCCTTGTTTTACTTCGTAAGCATgactctttccttttcattgaTTCTCTTCTGTTTACTGAGCGGGTGAGGTAAAGTTGGGCTAGAAGCATACCTCTTGCTGATGACCCCGGCGGCAGAACCAGAGCCCATTATCGAGATAATACCGAGTTTCACGGCACCCTTCCTGCCCACAGACTCCTCGGGTAGTGTACTCCATGGAGGGCACAGGTGTTCTTCATTCTTAAATCATTAAGGTATTGAGTATAGAGGCCATGGGCACGGCCTTTTCCTTgtggtgttgtggttgagTGTTGAAAGCGGGTAGATTTAAGCTGTTTTTGaaaatttccttttcttccctcttcaGGCATGGAAAATCATTAAATTGCAAACACTGATGTTTATCTCCTACTGAAACTTTACCAACGAACTGTCGCTTCACGGTCCCCAAAAATGATTTATTTAAGGAACCATTACAGAATTACGCTGGTCTCCTGTCTTGTTCATACCTTTCTTATTTGGTCTTTCGTTctattctttctcttcgaCCCTTATAGAAGCTTATCCTACGAGTTGGCGATGGTACTgggcaagaaagaagagctcTTGCATATTAGGTAGAGCCACTGAAATTTTTGGAATTCGTCAAAATATCGTGAAAGCTAGACTCAGACCGGTTCCCGTCATGACAAAGCATGCTTTACGCTGCCAACTAAACGCAACCTTCTCCAAGGCTAAGTGGTCAATATAAGAGCCAGGTCGGATCTCCAAAACGTGACATCCTTCACAATCGAAGGTGCAAACTTCAAGGATACCCTGGAACACACAGGGACCCAAGGAGCACAAATAGAGTCCATGACTATGGTTATTTAAGCACCCTTGGGGGCTTCCTTGACATCCATAGCGCACTCCTCACCCATAGCAGTGAGGATAATAACGTCTAGTTTCGTTAGTAACGACCAGACGGTGAACACAGCGTTGGATACTTACTGCAGTCCTTGCCCTCCTCGGTGAACATGcggttgatcttctcaccaAGCTCGCCATCGGGGAGCTTGACGTCGTCCTTGGTGCCACCATTGTCGTCCATCAGGGACAGGAAGCCATCATCGGTGACATCAATCTACGCGAGATCAGCAAAAACGATCCCTACCGGACAGCCATCAACTTTTTTCAGCTACTTACAAGCTGGTATTCGGTACGCTTGACGAAGGGAACGTCCATGTTGTGGGTGGAGGGGGACAGATCTTCAAGCTTCTTGCCGGTGAAGATGTCGAGAGCGACAAGGTGAACCTTAGCGTGACCGTGCTTTCCGGTCTTGGAGGTGGACATGTCGACGATCTTGCAAGGGCGGCCCTTGATGACAACGTGACCGTTCTTCCTCAATGCAGAGCACTGCATGGGGAAGGTGGCAGAGGCACCGGAATCGGTACCCTGGATATCATCGAATACCTATGTAGAGAAAATGCCGTCAATCAAGTGAAATGGGCCGAAAAGGCGTAGACGCATTTGCGTGCAAGAACGAGGGGAGGGGGTCATGATGCGGGGCTGAAAATGCCCAGCAGCGCAGGTACATTAAGATTAGGTGGAGAGAAGTGTAGAGGGGCGATTACATACGTGCTGTTCGTCAGACATGGTGAGGGTTTTGGTTGGAGTGAATGACAAGGGAAAACCAGAGATGCAAGCAGGAAAGAGgcagagaggaggaaggagattgagtaggaggagagaggggaaaaggaagaaaaattaGAAGGTTAAAAGAgacgaagagagaaatggACGAAAACCGCcgaattaaaaaaaagtatttTGTTGTGGCGGGGTGTTGATGTCGCTAGACCGCAACAGGTTTAGTTTCGGATATGCTGTGTCTCTGGTCTGCTTCGTTTGCCGTAGCGTCTCGACCACCGTCTTTATTGGTGAGCTTCCGAAAGGTACCTCATGGATGTCAACGGCACTCTCCTGAACAACGGGGACTTTATACCAACCTCaatcctttctctccttcctttgttcttgCACGCTTATTCCTTCCCGTCGGAAGTTCCTATccatcgtctttctttctttcttccttccttttttttgtttttgaggCTGCGTTATTCTCTCCCTCGCCACAAGTGTGGTCTTATTACTCTTGGGCGGCCCTTCTCAATGAGGCCGGTGAACCCCTGCTCCATACTTGAACGCCTCTCCGGGCTGGCCTTTCACGATGTGGCTTGACCGCATGTCCGGTCATTCGACCCCCTCAGGACCTCAAATTGATAGTCGCAGCAATTCCCCCCTTCCTCGACGGCCCACTTCTCGTCTGTCTCCCTATGCACAGAATAGTCGTTCTCAGCCCAGTCGACCTGGATCGTCATTGTCCAACTTACTCACTCCTAGCGACTCTACTACTTCTCTTTCCGCCACTCAACGTGCCGACGACACGGCTTTGAAACAGTTCCCTGCGAAGGCTCGGCCATCTAACGTCGCGGATCCACTTGATGTGCTAAATGATATTATTGGAAAGCGGAAGGAAAAGCTGGCGGGAGCAGAATCGCCTGTTCTATCTTCTACACTTAAAACAAAACCGTCGCAGCTGGTGGCGGAAATCGACTTTGGAGGTCTTAGCCTCGAGGAGTTTGTCACGAAACCCGATGAGCCGAGGAGGGCTAAATATAGCGACGTTGGCGCGCAAACAATCCAACAAttcgagaaggaaagagataaaTTCCAGGATCTGCATTCGGCTATCACAGGCTGTGACGATGTTTCTAGGTCGGTAGAGAAGTACCTGAATGACTTTCAGACTGAACTCGGTGCAGTTTCAGCGGAGATAGAGACCCTCCAGACTCGATCCATACAGCTGAATGCAATGTTGGCTAATCGACGCAATGTAGAACAACTTCTGGGGCCCGCTGTGGAGGAGATTTCCATCTCTCCAAACGCTGTCCGACTAATTGTAGAGGGACCGATTGATGAGAATTGGGTCAAAGCGCTGAATGAGATCGAGAGCCGGGCAGCCACTATAGAAGCCAAAGTTACTAGCCCTAGTAGCGCTAAGTCGGTCGAGGACGTTCGCCCACTTCTGAGcgatatcaagaaaaaaGCAGTTGAAAGGATCCGGGACTATTTGGTCTCACAGATCAGAGCCTTGCGGTCCCCAAATATCAACGCTCAGATTATCCAACAGCAGCGCTTGGTAAAATTCAAGGATTTGTATAGCTACCTGTGCAAAGCACATCCAACCCTTGCGGGGGAGATCACGCAGGCTTACATCAACACGATGCGGTGGTATTACCTATCTCATTTTACCCGCTATCTGCAAGCGCTTGAAAAGATCAAAGTGTACCCTAGCGATCGGAATGAAGTGCTAGGAGGAGATCCCTCGGCTCCAAAATCAGGTTAGTTCTCTGTTCCTTCTCGCTGCGCTACGGAATCTGACATCGCTATAGGAAACTTCGTCCCTGGTGGGCGGGCTGGTGCCGCGGCGCATGACCCATTCTCGCTAGGAAGGAGAATTGAAATCTTGCGCACTGGCAATCACATGGCCATATCTTCATACGTAGCAGAGGAGGACACTTCTTTCCATGGAATTGAGGCTCCGTTCCGAAACTTCAACCTGGCCTTGATGGACAATGTCTCGGCTGAATACTCCTTCATGACGGAGATGTTCTCCACCTTGTCCTTCCAGCAGATATCCCGCAAAGCTACCGAAATATTCGACCCGGTCTTTGCTCTTGGTCAAGGATTGACCAAGCGATTAGTCGAGCACACGACCGACTCTCTAGGAGTCCTGATTTGCGTACGATTGAATCAGCAGGCCGCTTTTGAACTCCAACGGCGGAAAGTACCCGTTGCTGACGCGTACATCAATGGTGTAAACATACGGCTCTGGCCTAGGTTCCAGGTGATCATGGACCTTCACTGCGAGTCTTTAAAGCGGGTAGCTTCGCACACGGGCCGAAGTGCTGTATCCGCCCTATCTCTGGCTGGTGGGGATGACTTGAACCAATCCTCAGCGCCCCACTTCCTTACGCAGAGGTTTGGTCAGCTGTTGCATGGAATTTTAGTGCTGAGTAGTGAAGCTGGAGACGACGAGCCGGTGTCTAACAGTTTGTCGCGGTTAGCAGCCGAGTTTGATAGCCTTTTGGCGAAGCTGAGCAGGATTGGCGGCGATGCGAAAAGACGGGAAAGATTTCTATTTAATAATTATTCTTTGATTTTGACTATCATCAGCGTATGTTGATTGCCCTCTTGGAAAAGAGCTTTCACTGACGTTCAGGCAGGATACCCATGGCAAGTTAGCGACTGAACAGAAACGGGTAGGTAGGAGACTCTTTGCCCTCTACACAAGCAGTTAAACTAATGGTATCTAGCATTTGGACGACATGTTAAAGAGTGTTGGAAAGCGTGGTTAGAGTCTTCGACTATAGTTCAGGTTGCTCAGGAGATACATAGAGCACAGAGTACTATTGACATACAACACCTGCACATCACACAAAACACCTCATCTAAatactatagatattactGCATATGCGTTCTAGTACCTAATTCGCGTAACAAAGTATGACTGGCTCTCGATGGTCTCTCTTAGgcatgtacggagtataccttTAACCTAATGCAGATTGAGAGGTCGCCTGAACCTTTACCCAATCCAGACACAAAGACCTTTTCTTATCGCCGCGCCCTTATCGCCGGTCGGCATTTCACCCATGTGGGGAATTGCGCCATCGACAAACAATTCCCCCTACCTAACAAGGCCGTGGTCAATGGACCCCTAGATTAATTCAACTCCCTATCTCAGAGAACATGGCCATGCGCACAAGTCTCTCGATTTCGAGGAAATTTCTCCACCCGCGGCGCAGCTTGTCCAGCTCGCGACCAGCCAATGCAGATGTCACACATGCGGTAAACACCTCTCCTTGACTCTTCTCAGCGCACTTTCCAAAACAAACGCTCATTCAGCCAAAAGGTCATTGGTGCGGGGGTCGTCGGTCTCGCAGTAGCCCGGGAATTGGCATCGCGAGAGGGCACGTCAACAATTCTTCTAGAGAGACACGATGCGCCAGGCACGGAGACGAGTAGTCGCAATTCGGAGGTGAGTAGTACTCCCCCTTCCGATCAGACGTCTTCGCATTGAATCAACGCATTAATTGTAATTGTGGTTTTTTTCTGTTGCATACAGGTCATCCATGCCGGGTTATACTACGGAGTCGATACCTTGAAGACCAAGCTCTGcatcaaaggaaaagagatgaTGTACGATCTATGTGCGCGGAACGGACTCCCACACCGCAACACCAAGAAATGGATCGTAGCGCAGACAGAAGAGCAATGGGCCGCAGCGCTCAAGACCCACGAGCATGCACAGAAGATAGGCGTACCGACGCGACTCATCGGTCGCGCAGAGGCTCAGGCTCTCGAACCTGAGGTCCAGGCTCTCGCAGGGATCGTCGAGAGTCCGACCACGGGGATTGTAGACAGCCACTCCCTGATGACCTATCTACAGGGCGACTTCGAGGACCGCGGCGGCGACTGTGCGTTTCTCACGAATGTAACGGGAATTGAGGCGTTGAATGGAGGAAAGAACGGATACCGGATCACGGCTGTGACGAGCGACGGCACAGAGACGTCCATCACAGCCGAGACGCTGGTCAACAGCGCCGGGAACTACGCTTGCTATATCAATAACATGGTCCTCCCACCCGAGCGACACCGTACCCCGTACTACGCGAAAGGAACATACTTTTCGTACGCGGCGTCGTTCCCGAAAACCTCCGTGCTGGTCTATCCAGCCACACTGCCCGGCCACGGCGGCCTAGGCACCCATCTGACTCTAGACCTCGGAGGCCGCATACGATTCGGCCCCGACGTGGAATGGGTGGATGATCCGAATGACCTCGTGCCCAGTCCCGCCCGGTTGCAGCAGGCGCTCCGGGAGATCAAGACCTATTTACCCAACGTGGACCCCGAGGCGATCAGTCTAGACTACTGTGGGATCCGACCCAAGCTGGAACGCGGTGGGGCCGTGAACACAGGCAAAGGGTTCCAGGATTTTATCatccaggaagaggaaggctTCCCTGGGTTCATTAACCTGCTTGGAATTGAGAGCCCAGGGCTGACGAGTTCGTTGGCGATCGGGGAAATGGTGAAGGGTCTTCTGTATGGGAGGAAATGATCGTCCATATGTGCCTCGCATATAGGAAGGAtctataaaaaaaataaaaaaaaaaaaaaaaaaaagccatcaCGTATATACCCGCTGTACATACTGCACTGCATATGCATATGCATAACATAGACAACTGCATTGATAAATCCGAATCTTCAAAATCTAAATTCTCCCGCCCTAACACAAAATCCCGTCCTTCCCAAGGTCTATACAAAGAACATGAGCATAATCCGCTCCTCGGTAAGAGAGTTGACGAAAGACCGTTACTCATCACTCCACCTTAATAAGCTTGTCGAGATGCTTAATTGGTAGCCAAGCAAAGACAATTCGCCATCCTGCCTCCGGTTACGTCAACACTTTTCCCAATTCTGTGACTGGTTTTCCAACGTCCCCCAACCATTGTTCTGGGATTGTTCGTTGGAAGTTGTACTGTTGGTTCTGGGCCAGGTTCGAGCTGGGTTCTGTTCGTACAatggctatatatatgtactcTGGATGTACTCGCCACGAAATGCCCCTCCTATGTATCCTATCCATCTACATCCCTTTTACTCAAAACAGCATCCCACTTTCTCTACTGTATTCAATCCCCCATTATTCAAGTCCCTCCTTTAGAACCTGAGAGCTTTACAATCTGAATCACAGAACAATGCCGCATTCAACCCAAGCGCCAAACCATCACGTCTCAAAACACTCCTACCGTCATCAACCGTACTCTCAAACCAAGTCATCCATAGAGTCCAAGTCCCAACCAAAATCTAAACAATCCAGTACATATAATAGATGCTGGGATTGGATTGTTACAGGTGGTAACTGCCACTACGCCAAGAACCGTGCAACATTCCGAAGCTACCGACGAGCGCCGGGGAAGATCGGCGGCTCACGGGTCCTCGGTGTAGGGAGCGTCGAACTGCGTGTCCGACGACGCTCGGGCGATGGTGAGATCAACACACTCGTGCTAGACAACGTGCTGCATATGCCGAATGCGCGGTGTAATGGTCTGAGTCTGCCGAAATACCGTGAAACACACCCGTTAACGGgggtagatgatgatggtgaccATGTCGAAGCGCGGAGTGACGATGGGTCAGAACCGGAGTGGTATGCGGAAGGGTACCATGGACTATCAAGAGTTGTGCTTGCGGGTGAGCCCCAAGGAGAATCACATTTGAGCGATGATGAGCATTATATGCTTTCTGTGATGGCTTCCAatgaagagatggagaaccTTTGGCAGAGGGTTAAGAATAGAAGCTGGGTAGCCTGAGGCGGTTGTGGTGCGAAGTGACACGAGATATAGCttatattttctttgctgttCAGCGTATTTTCGTTCCTTTTGAGGTGAAGATATCCGGTGTATGGTCATTGGTGTAGAAATGCGATGTCTTCATGTGTATATCATACCGCCCGTATGTGGCTGAATATAAAGTTTCTCGCTCAACTTGGGATTCGACGCAGGACTGATAGAGTCCTAGTTTGGGAGAGACCGACTTGTCCAAATATAAAGAGCGTTCTTCTACGTGGAATCTAGTCCCACTCCCAACTCAGGTTTCCACGGCCTCGTGGTTAACCGCTCGAAGCGGCTTCCCAGACCCCTTCCGCAGGCCAGCTGGAATGTAGGAAGGATCATTGCGCGGTTAGTAATGTTTGAATACGACCGACGTTAGTACGCTCAATCCATATCCATCAGGACGTCGCTCATGATATAGAGCACGTGGGAAAATTTGCGAACGCTCCACTTTC encodes:
- a CDS encoding putative GARP complex subunit (Sac2) (vacuolar sorting protein VPS52/suppressor of actin Sac2), which translates into the protein MWLDRMSGHSTPSGPQIDSRSNSPLPRRPTSRLSPYAQNSRSQPSRPGSSLSNLLTPSDSTTSLSATQRADDTALKQFPAKARPSNVADPLDVLNDIIGKRKEKLAGAESPVLSSTLKTKPSQLVAEIDFGGLSLEEFVTKPDEPRRAKYSDVGAQTIQQFEKERDKFQDLHSAITGCDDVSRSVEKYLNDFQTELGAVSAEIETLQTRSIQLNAMLANRRNVEQLLGPAVEEISISPNAVRLIVEGPIDENWVKALNEIESRAATIEAKVTSPSSAKSVEDVRPLLSDIKKKAVERIRDYLVSQIRALRSPNINAQIIQQQRLVKFKDLYSYLCKAHPTLAGEITQAYINTMRWYYLSHFTRYLQALEKIKVYPSDRNEVLGGDPSAPKSGNFVPGGRAGAAAHDPFSLGRRIEILRTGNHMAISSYVAEEDTSFHGIEAPFRNFNLALMDNVSAEYSFMTEMFSTLSFQQISRKATEIFDPVFALGQGLTKRLVEHTTDSLGVLICVRLNQQAAFELQRRKVPVADAYINGVNIRLWPRFQVIMDLHCESLKRVASHTGRSAVSALSLAGGDDLNQSSAPHFLTQRFGQLLHGILVLSSEAGDDEPVSNSLSRLAAEFDSLLAKLSRIGGDAKRRERFLFNNYSLILTIISDTHGKLATEQKRHLDDMLKSVGKRG
- a CDS encoding TFIIB-type zinc finger domain-containing protein (predicted protein), whose product is MEYTTRGVCGQEGCRETRYYLDNGLWFCRRGHQQEVYQLILWKQCHALVQSRGFPPQLEDSSDGGEIEFFSSQPTADQEEPDIVKFGGKHLQWPRLVDSVGLCYLGALLMRLPVGIGDFHR
- a CDS encoding NAD(P)/FAD-dependent oxidoreductase (predicted dehydrogenase), which produces MAMRTSLSISRKFLHPRRSLSSSRPANADVTHAVIGAGVVGLAVARELASREGTSTILLERHDAPGTETSSRNSEVIHAGLYYGVDTLKTKLCIKGKEMMYDLCARNGLPHRNTKKWIVAQTEEQWAAALKTHEHAQKIGVPTRLIGRAEAQALEPEVQALAGIVESPTTGIVDSHSLMTYLQGDFEDRGGDCAFLTNVTGIEALNGGKNGYRITAVTSDGTETSITAETLVNSAGNYACYINNMVLPPERHRTPYYAKGTYFSYAASFPKTSVLVYPATLPGHGGLGTHLTLDLGGRIRFGPDVEWVDDPNDLVPSPARLQQALREIKTYLPNVDPEAISLDYCGIRPKLERGGAVNTGKGFQDFIIQEEEGFPGFINLLGIESPGLTSSLAIGEMVKGLLYGRK
- a CDS encoding uncharacterized protein (predicted protein); its protein translation is MIMYGDIPYIRITRSIPREMRDKLPQEYLSIMETTRLLKAEHLHKAVLQLSLLYRHKFGVHFPALNLPPILYHYIRRLALPVDIYSAVKRLQDLLGFSFEFPKGLASRSRPHDLPEIQLVTLIVISTKLLFPFDDLKRYPASAKEPATQVIDWKHWAQAQKQFDSRETARGRIGKGNEILVNEHDVFNMTPSQLDEYMNWYENNWLDNSKASNPLSDLFPVEPTGTDSQEAAGPPDEDDEEAIGSMLRTVTQRLKPRKVITEGNLDVPRPGSSYVRYKMESDLPENARPFYETAAKVVGVSLSTLVRAVSHAEYKIMRWLEDQRRIELYGDASGIEFAKFDSSDDMGEQDMTDSDDSPSY
- a CDS encoding Eukaryotic translation initiation factor eIF-5A (translation initiation factor 5A (eIF-5A)); translation: MSDEQHVFDDIQGTDSGASATFPMQCSALRKNGHVVIKGRPCKIVDMSTSKTGKHGHAKVHLVALDIFTGKKLEDLSPSTHNMDVPFVKRTEYQLIDVTDDGFLSLMDDNGGTKDDVKLPDGELGEKINRMFTEEGKDCNVIILTAMGEECAMDVKEAPKGA
- a CDS encoding FG-GAP repeat domain-containing protein (predicted protein); the encoded protein is MEAFNLHNFLSSLYILLPFVILANPVHAAPYQNRILETGSTFGAPDPYGPWQMIPSIPTEDLVYIKTTNTGTGRVEVHIASGSSGFRTRSLEVGTSFVSEDNGTWQLIDADGDGRPDLVYIKTRNTGTGRVEVHIASASSNYQTRILETGTTFYPEDNGVWQMADFDHDGKLDLVYIKTRNTGTGKVEVHVASGASNYQRRIQEVGTTFYPEDNGVWQMVDFDRDGKLDLAYIKTRDTGTGKVEVHVASGSSTYNTRVQEVGTTFYPESNGFWELSDFNHDGVLDLVYIKTQNTGTGSVEVHVASGKS